The proteins below come from a single Dermacentor albipictus isolate Rhodes 1998 colony chromosome 7, USDA_Dalb.pri_finalv2, whole genome shotgun sequence genomic window:
- the LOC139047495 gene encoding uncharacterized protein encodes MASTSATVGLPPDSQAPVDIGDNSTYSHPNGVTAWCEDIREWPNVNAADIIFYLVNSKACDFQQIKNFRALESYNYVQSGWVGKVFTHKISSDLCYVKGTVSPSQSLNATPRTAWACVKQCGEVVTAGCTCMAGLGKACSHVGAILWKIEMAVAKGYTTTSCTDRAALWNSGTKRNVEPATLEEITFKVQKQVVDDPPPKRQRPSFVPMTREEIRKFHAESPFPYLFDTPGTLLYETFHPSMQRQVPPPPANDGNEHGDHGNESCVVCTTFYEKYVALSPRGAEVLQSETASQATPLWFFSRKLRLTASNVNKVPKRETTGCEKAAMRMLSTSFSGNAATKYGKQMEPVARKQFSKKTGLTVNQIGTVVNTELPWLSASPDGIIEGMDAILEIKCPNMNDCVPLISSGKYDVRLNKDAELVLQESGPNGYYSQVQFQMLCTKTQICFFYVWSVENDVIVQVPFDPKYVSQTLPRLKKFYFSELLPRLLDLHTSGKMDILHRYKHICSL; translated from the exons ATGGCGTCGACATCAGCCACTGTCGGCTTGCCGCCAGATTCTCAAGCACCCGTCGATATCGGAG ACAATAGCACATACAGCCACCCAAATGGAGTCACTGCTTGGTGTGAAGACATACGGGAGTGGCCAAATGTGAATGCGGCAGATATTATATTTTACCTCGTGAACTCCAAGGCATGTGATTTTCAACAGATCAAAAACTTCAGGGCCCTCGAGTCCTATAACTACGTGCAAAGTGGGTGGGTGGGGAAAGTTTTCACTCACAAGATCTCGAGTGACTTATGTTACGTGAAGGGCACGGTAAGCCCTTCTCAGTCCCTGAATGCAACACCAAGGACTGCTTGGGCGTGCGTGAAACAATGCGGAGAAGTTGTCACAGCCGGATGCACTTGCATGGCCGGGCTAGGAAAAGCCTGTAGCCACGTCGGTGCAATCTTATGGAAAATAGAAATGGCTGTGGCAAAAGGCTATACTACAACTTCTTGCACAGACAGGGCTGCATTGTGGAACAGTGGCACAAAACGCAATGTTGAACCAGCCACGCTTGAAGAAATAACTTTCAAGGTGCAGAAGCAGGTTGTGGATGATCCCCCCCCAAAGCGGCAAAGACCATCATTTGTGCCAATGACCCGAGAAGAAATCCGCAAATTTCATGCTGAGTCACCGTTTCCATACCTATTTGATACCCCAG GCACTCTTCTCTATGAGACGTTCCATCCAAGCATGCAGCGGCAAGTGCCTCCACCACCAGCCAATGATGGGAATGAGCATGGCGACCACGGAAACGAAAGCTGTGTGGTGTGCACTACATTTTATGAAAAGTATGTGGCATTGTCACCCCGTGGTGCTGAGGTGCTTCAGTCAGAAACTGCAAGCCAAGCAACGCCACTGTGGTTTTTTTCGCGGAAGCTACGTTTGACTGCCTCAAATGTCAACAAGGTACCGAAAAGAGAGACTACGGGATGCGAGAAAGCAGCCATGAGGATGCTTTCCACCAGCTTTTCTGGCAATGCTGCCACCAAGTATGGCAAACAGATGGAGCCTGTTGCCCGAAAGCAGTTTTCAAAAAAGACTGGGCTTACTGTAAACCAAATAGGAACAGTGGTGAACACTGAGCTGCCGTGGCTTTCAGCTAGTCCGGATGGAATTATTGAAGGAATGGATGCCATTCTTGAAATCAAATGTCCCAACATGAATGACTGTGTGCCACTTATCAGTAGTGGCAAGTATGATGTGCGGCTAAACAAAGATGCCGAACTTGTACTTCAAGAGAGTGGGCCAAATGGCTATTACAGCCAGGTCCAGTTTCAGATGCTCTGCACCAAGACCCAGATATGCTTTTTTTATGTATGGAGTGTGGAAAATGATGTCATTGTTCAAGTGCCTTTTGATCCCAAGTATGTGTCGCAGACTTTACCACGGCTGAAAAAATTCTATTTTTCAGAGCTACTTCCTCGCTTGTTAGATTTACACACCAGTGGCAAAATGGATATACTTCATCGATATAAGCATATTTGCTCATTATAG